The Rhizobium favelukesii DNA segment AGAACATCTGGTCCTCCCACGCGTCGGATGAAAGCGGATAGCCATGGCTGAACACCACGGCCGGCCCGGTGCCCCAGTCCTTGTAGTAAAGGCTGGTGCCGTCTTTCGTGACGAGATGATCGCCCGTCGGCTTGCCGGCACGGGCTGACGCGGGTGATTTTGCTGCCACCGGGGTTGCGGCGGCACCGGCCGCCGCCAGTCCGATGCCGGCGATGGCGGCCCCTTTCAACAGGTTGCGCCGGAAAGCGTTGTCGGGTGTCGTAATCGTAGACATGAGTAAACTCCATGAAGAATATGCTGCCTGGACAGCGTAAGTGGCGAATGTTGATTGACGCGTCCGGCGGTGTTCGAACCGCTTTCGCGTGGATTAGAAGCCGAGCCTGCGCAGATCCTGAGTGACGAACATCTGGCCGCTCCGGTTTTTGACGCTCGGCAGATCAGAGACCTTTGCGCGCCAGGAATGAAGCGCGGAATGGTCTTCAGGGATGGCAATGCCGGCTGCATCCGCGAACATCAGCCCGGCAAACACAGTGATGTCGGCCATCGAGAATGCATCGCCGGCGACGAATGAACTGTCCTGCAACACCGCGTCGAAATACTTCATGCCGGCGAGCGCCTTATCACGCTGGCGGTTGCCCCATTCCTGGCGGCCAGCCCATTCAGGGCTCTTGAACACCTGCAACTCGGCGCCCAGACCCGGCGTTGCGTGGTGGAAGTAATTGCCGACTGCATCGAGCAGCTCGGTCTCGGCCCGCTTCTGCATCATGTGGATGACGGCCTTTTGCTTCGGCGTCTTGCCGGTGAGCCGCGGATCGCCGTCAAGATTGTCGAGATATTCAGTGATGGCGGTGGCCTCACTGATGTAGGTGCCATCGTCGAGCTGGAGAGCCGGCAGCACGCCGGAGGGGTTCTTTTCGAGGAAGGCGGGTTGCTTATGTTCGGCGGCGATGAGGTCGACCGAGACAAACTCGACCTGCGGTTCAAGGCCCTTCTCGGCAAGCACGATGCGGATGCGGGCCGGATTGGGAAAGCCGGGGCGATCGAAGATTTTCATGGGAGACTCCTTGTCTGTCTATCGATAGATAGATTGCTGGCGCTATTTAGCTCTTCCCTTTTCCGGCGTCAACAACTATCTATCGAGTGATAGGTGCGGAGCGATGATGGCAAAAACCAAGACGGATATGCGCGAGGCGGTCATGGCGGCTGCAAGAGCGACGGTGCAGTCGCATGGCTACAATGCGCTCAGCTTTCGCGAACTCGCGAAAGAGGTCGGGATCAAAAGTGCCAGCGTGCACTACCACTTCCCGACTAAGGGTGACCTGGGCGCTGCATTGGCGCGTCGCTATACCGAGGAAGGCGCGGCTTTTCTGGCGGAGCTACTAGCGACGTCTGTGGACGCGGCTTGGTGCATGGACAGATACGCTGAGATCTTTCGCTCTGCCCTGGCCAACGACAACCGCATGTGCCTGTGCGGCATCATGAGCGCGGAACTTGACGACCTTCCTGCGGAGGTCCGGACCGAGGTCGATAAATTCGCCGAGATGAACGTTGACTGGCTTGCCAGGGTGCTCTCATGGGCAAAGCCTTCGCAAAGCGAGCAGGACCTGCGCGAACACGCGATGGCCATCTTTGCTGCGATCGAAGGGGCTCAACTCGTCGCGCGTGGTTGCCGGGACATCGCCATCTATGACCGGACGATCCGAGCCTATCGGAAGGCGGGTCTTATACCATGATCGGCTGATAGTGTCTGATGGGATTGGGCCGGCCGGGTTGGTTGAGCGAGGCCGATCGTCGCGGGAGTTTGGTCAGATCGTGCTACCCACCGATGAATGACACCGACCTCAAAGAGAACGAGGCTTCATCTTCGGACTAAAGCGTTCTACCCGAGATATGGGCCACCGACGTCCCGAACTCGCCCTTCCGCTCGCGACGGTCCGCGAGGCATCATTCCTACAGCAAGATTGTCCTTTGAGGTCTGCTACGCGGCGAGCGTGGGAATTGTCTGTTCAACTAATCGCAAGAAAGGGTGTTGCGAGCCCCCGCAACCACTCGACAGCACGCCACGCTACTCAAAGCTACGATCCTGTACGCAAGAACACTGCGATTAGTCGCTAAATCCCCGGCACAAAAAGCAATTTCCAAATTCCGCGGGGGCAATGCGGTGGTCTGAAGGTTGCCAGGCGTCTAAATAAGCCGAGAATCTCGCACGAGGGCAGGTCATCCAACTCGCGCGCTGGCGTGCAATATTGGTATCTCCGCGAATCGCCGTTCAGGTCGCGGCGCGATCTTCGCGCGCGTCATAGCTGCGCTGGCAGTCCTGAATCACGTCGATGTTCTCGACAGTCCAGTCGAACAGGATCGAGAACGGCCCTTGCAGCGATCGGCCGAGTGGCGTCAGCGCATACTCGACGCCGAGCACGCGTCCATCCAGAACCCTACGTGTTACCATCCCGTTGCGCTCCAGCTTGCGCAGCGTCTGTGTCAGCACGCGTTGGGTGACGCCATCGAGGCGACGCTTGATGGCGTTGAAACGCCGGGGTTCGCTGAGTACCGCCAGCACCATCATCGACCACTTGTCGGCGATCTGGTCGAGGATCACCCGGCTCGGACAGTCGGCACGATAGATCGGGTCGTTTTCACTTGTCGACTCATTCATCGGTATCCTCCGGCATCCCTGGGATGCTTCAGGTGCGTAATTGACGTCAGGTATCCAATGAATACCATTAAGGTCAATGGCGCGAAACACCAGCGCCAGAGTTTCCCGAGAATAGAGATTTTACGTATGACAGACACTGATTTCAGCCGGCTTCGGATTTCCCGGGCAGACGGCGTTACGACGATCACGATCGACAATCCGCCGGTAAACGTTCTCGACGTCCCCTTGATGAGCGAGATCCGCCGATTTCTCCTTTCCGTTCGTAATGAACCGGACACCCGCGTGCTGGTTTTTCAGAGCGCCGATCCGGAGTTCTTCATTGCCCATGTCGATATGACATTGATCGATGATCCGCATGCCTTCGACGAGATTGCCCGCGAGGCTTCGGAAGACCTCAATCCGTTCCAGGCGTTCGGCGAACTTCTTCGGGAACAGCCGCAGGTGACAATCGTCAAACTCGCCGGGCTGGCACGCGGCGGCGGAGCGGAGTTTGTCGCAGCCGCCGACATGGTGTTTGCCGCCGAAGGGCGGGCAGGGCTTGCTCAATGCGAGGCCCTGATGGGGATTACGCCCGGCGGTGGCGCCACCCAATACCTGTCCAGTCGGATGACGCGCGGCCGGACTCTTGAAGTGATCCTCGGCGCTGACCTCATGGACGCGACGACGGCGGAGCGTTACGGATGGATCAACCGGGCGCTTCCGGCCTCCGAACTCGATGGCTTCGTCAACCGATTGGCGCGCGATATCGCCGCCTTGCCCGAAGGCGTCATCGCCGCGGCCAGGAAGGCGCTGCCTCCCGTAGACCTGCGGGAAGGCTTTCGCCGCGAGCATGACGCTTGGGCAGGGCTCTTCGAACGTCCTGCAGCCGAGAAGCTCATTCGGGGCGGGCTCAAGGCTGGCGCACAGACCAAGGACGGTGAGCGAAATCTGGAAAGCTTGCTCCGTGCGTTGGAGGCTTGAGGTTCTTGACTGACGCAAGACCGCAAAACCGCTATGGCGAAATATTTCGCCACAGCGGTTTCGGATGGCCCTTGCAAGGCGCATGTGCGCCTCGGAAGTGCTAAGGCTGCTGCATCACGACCTGGCTTGCACCACTGTTTGGCGCGGGAAGAGAATCTCTCCTGAAATCGTCCTCGCTCCGCTGACGACAAGAGGGGTACTATAATGTGCGGGGAGCGAGATTCCGAGCTTTGCATGTATCCTGGAAGCGGCCTCCGGCAAAAACGGGAGCAAACAACGAGCGACGATCGCAAGCCCATAGACCTGCTCTGCCAGAGCTGCCCCGAGGCGATCCGAGACTATTTGTCGCTCCGTTTCCTCGAGCCCGCTGATCAAAGCCTTGGCATCAGACCAAGGTGCTTTTCGCGTAAACTCCCTGTTCGCGGACCCTAGATAGGAAAAGATTTCTGCCAGACCGAGATGAAGTTCGTAGTTGTCGAAGGCATTTTGGACTTTCCCGGCAAGATCGGCTGCTTCGCGGACAAGCGCGGTGTCGGGAACCGCTGGCGTCACGCCGGAGAAGGACGACGCCAGTAATCCGAGAACCCGATTGACGAGATTCCCAAGCTGCCCGCCGAGTTCTCCCGACCATGCCGCCTCCAACCTTTGTGCGGAGAAATCCCCATCATCAGCCGAACGGATATGGCGTAGCAGGTAATAGCGTAGTGCGTCCGGAGTTCGATAGTTTTCTACGAGGCTATCGGGACTAATGCCGTTGCCGGCCGATTTCCCGATCTTTCGCCCGTCGACCGTCAGGTAGCCGTGAACGAAGATCGATGACGGCAGTGGTACACCAGCGGACAGAAGTATTGCCGGCCAGTAAATTGCGTGGAACTTGGAAATTCCCTTTCCGACGAAGTGGGTACGCTCGCCTTGCCGTGCCCAAAATTGGCGGAACAGCGCCTCGTCGGAGCCGTAACCAAGGCCTGTCAGGTAGTTCGCCAGGGCATCAAACCAGACATAGATAACTTCGTTGCTGCCGGGCACGGGAACACCCCAGCCGCGTGCTCTTTCCGCACTGCGCGACACACTGATGTCCTCGAGTCCCCGCCGGAGCAAGGCGAGTATCTCGTTTCGCCGGCTCACCGGAACGACGTTCAATTCGTCGGTCTCGATCAGATGAAGGATACGGCCGCCGTAACGAGACAGGCGAAAGAACCAGTTTTCCTCCTTCACGATTTCGAGCGGGAGACCGTGCTCCGGGCATCGGCCGTCATCGAGATCCGCTAGGTCGTAGAACTGCTCGCAGCCCACGCAATAGAAGCCCTCATAGGCCTTTCTATAGACATCGCCATTCTCGGCGCATGCGTTCCACAGGGAATGGACGCAGGCGGTATGTCTTGAATCCATGGATGTGCGAACGAACGTATCGTTTGAGATGTGAAGGCGCTTGCCAAGCTCTTCGAAGCGGTCTGCATTTTCGCCGACGAAGTCGGCAACCGGGCGTCTCGCGGCTTCCGCAGCGCGAACGTTTTTCAGGCTGTTATCATCCGTACCGCACTGGAACCTAACGTCTTTGCCGAGAAGTCGGGAATGGCGAGCATAGGCATCGGCCTGCACGAGTTCGAGCGCAAAACCCACATGCGGTGCGGCGTTGACGTACGGAATCGAGGTGGTGATGTAAGTCGTCGTGTCATTCATTGGCATATCCTTGTGAAGGTTGAATGTCCCTCAAGGCGGATCGACCAATGAAAAACCGCCTCAAGGGCGGTCTAAGGTGCATCAGAAGCGCACAAAATCCGCCACGCTAGGAGCGCAGCATCATCATTGTGGAGTTGGCGAAACTTCTGTTCATGTTGTCACTGCTATCATCTGGCAACAACGGGAGCAAGGCCGCACTTGAGAGGCGATCCCGCAATCATGTTGCTGGTTGGTCCGTTCCGCAACAGGCCACCAATTCCAGCCCCCGACGCAAGGTGTCGATCGTCAGCGAACGGATGCCGGCAGACACTCCATGACAAAACGGATGACTTCCGCCGCGAGCTCCATATCTTCCGGAGGCCCAGAGAATCCTCCATGCGGCATCGCCTCGAACACATCTCGACCGGAGATCCTACGCGCCGCAGCTTGCGATGAAGTCGCACCGCATTGGTGAGGAACAGGTCGCGCGTCCCGCTTTGCAGAAATATTGGAGGAAACCCGGCCGACATTTCTCCAAAAAGCGGGGATAGGTATGGATGCGACAGGTCTGCCCCATCCGCATAAAGCAGATTGTTCGACATCAGGGAGTTGGGCAGCACGGCATCGACGGTCCGGTTGGTTTGAAAGCTGTCGCCCGATTCCGTCAGGTCCAACTCCGGGGACAGCAATACGGCACCTGCCGGAAACGGCAGGTTTTCGTTGCGTGCCCGCAGGATAGTGGACATGGCAAGATTGCCGCCGGCCGAACGCCCGCCAAGCACGACGCGGTCGGCCCCATACCGATCGACCACGTGTAGGTAGACCGCCATGCAGTCGTCAAGCGCTGCCGGATAGGGATGATTCGGAGGCATCCGATAGTCGATACCATAGCAGATCATGCCAAGCAGGTCTGCCTGCAGCCGGGCGCTCCAGCGACAGGCGTTGCCACCGCCGAAAACCAGCGCGCCGCCATGCAGATCGATAAAGACGCAATCTCTGAACCGAAGACTGTCCGGCGTCGCGACGTGAACGGTTGCCGTGCCAGGCGTAGGGTTTCTATTGCGACCTTCGTCTCATCCGTGGTGCCCCTGAGAGCGTCGGCGTAATGTGCGTCGGCTGCGATCTGCAGCCGGCGCCACGCCTCCTGATCCTCCGGTGCCGGTATCGGGTAAAGCGCATTGAGCGGTGTGCCGTCATCTCGTACAGCAGCGCGCAGCATAGCCTGTGCTTCGGGACTGATGCTCGGCGATTTATGATCCTCCGTGCGCGGCGTGGCGGCAGCCTTCGATGGAGAGAAAATCGAAATAGATTTCCAAACGCAACACGTTGCCGATCAAGCTTCCGGCTGCTGCCAATGAGGATAGGTCACATAAGCGGTCACGGCCCCTGCCTCGTGGGAGCGGATAGTCACCCTGTCGCCTTTCTGCATGGCGATGATTTCTCCGCGACCAGCCGTCACCGATTTGTGAGCGTCGAAGACGGTGATCTTTCCTTCAAGGATCACCATTGTGTCGTGCACGGTCATAGTCTCCTCCAGTATCTGGTCTGGCCCATAGCGCCCGAATCCGATGGTGACCGGCCCGCCGTGGCGCTGATCGAGGAGGTTGCCGGTGAAGATGTCACCGTCCTGCCCTGGCGAGCGCTGGAATGCTGCGTCGGCAATGGTGAACTTGTGAATGGTCATGGACCGACTCCTTTGAGATTGGCTTGGGGAACTGAATGCGGCATGCTCCTCCGGACCCCAACTGCGGGACGGGGAAAGGCGATGGCTCGACTGAACTGTGGGACAGAGCCGGGCGCTCCGTCCCACAGGCTCTCAGTTGGTAATGAACTTCAAGAGATCCGCATTCAGCACATCGGCATTGACGGTCAGCATGCCGTGAGAATAACCGGGATAGGTCTTCAGCGAGCCGTTCCGCAGAAGCTTGACCGCCTTCAAAGCCGAGGCGGCGATCGGAACGACCTGGTCGTCCTCGCCGTGCAGCACCAGCGTCGGCACAGTGATTGCCTTCAAGTCCTCTGTCTGGTCGGTTTCCGAAAAGGCCTTGATGCCATCATAGTGCGCCTTGGCGCTGCCCATCATGCCCTGCCGCCACCAGTTCTGGATTACGCCTTCATAGACCGTCGCGCCCTCGC contains these protein-coding regions:
- a CDS encoding enoyl-CoA hydratase/isomerase family protein; its protein translation is MTDTDFSRLRISRADGVTTITIDNPPVNVLDVPLMSEIRRFLLSVRNEPDTRVLVFQSADPEFFIAHVDMTLIDDPHAFDEIAREASEDLNPFQAFGELLREQPQVTIVKLAGLARGGGAEFVAAADMVFAAEGRAGLAQCEALMGITPGGGATQYLSSRMTRGRTLEVILGADLMDATTAERYGWINRALPASELDGFVNRLARDIAALPEGVIAAARKALPPVDLREGFRREHDAWAGLFERPAAEKLIRGGLKAGAQTKDGERNLESLLRALEA
- a CDS encoding winged helix-turn-helix transcriptional regulator; the protein is MNESTSENDPIYRADCPSRVILDQIADKWSMMVLAVLSEPRRFNAIKRRLDGVTQRVLTQTLRKLERNGMVTRRVLDGRVLGVEYALTPLGRSLQGPFSILFDWTVENIDVIQDCQRSYDAREDRAAT
- a CDS encoding TetR/AcrR family transcriptional regulator, giving the protein MMAKTKTDMREAVMAAARATVQSHGYNALSFRELAKEVGIKSASVHYHFPTKGDLGAALARRYTEEGAAFLAELLATSVDAAWCMDRYAEIFRSALANDNRMCLCGIMSAELDDLPAEVRTEVDKFAEMNVDWLARVLSWAKPSQSEQDLREHAMAIFAAIEGAQLVARGCRDIAIYDRTIRAYRKAGLIP
- a CDS encoding ethanolamine utilization protein — protein: MTIHKFTIADAAFQRSPGQDGDIFTGNLLDQRHGGPVTIGFGRYGPDQILEETMTVHDTMVILEGKITVFDAHKSVTAGRGEIIAMQKGDRVTIRSHEAGAVTAYVTYPHWQQPEA
- the metG gene encoding methionine--tRNA ligase, with amino-acid sequence MNDTTTYITTSIPYVNAAPHVGFALELVQADAYARHSRLLGKDVRFQCGTDDNSLKNVRAAEAARRPVADFVGENADRFEELGKRLHISNDTFVRTSMDSRHTACVHSLWNACAENGDVYRKAYEGFYCVGCEQFYDLADLDDGRCPEHGLPLEIVKEENWFFRLSRYGGRILHLIETDELNVVPVSRRNEILALLRRGLEDISVSRSAERARGWGVPVPGSNEVIYVWFDALANYLTGLGYGSDEALFRQFWARQGERTHFVGKGISKFHAIYWPAILLSAGVPLPSSIFVHGYLTVDGRKIGKSAGNGISPDSLVENYRTPDALRYYLLRHIRSADDGDFSAQRLEAAWSGELGGQLGNLVNRVLGLLASSFSGVTPAVPDTALVREAADLAGKVQNAFDNYELHLGLAEIFSYLGSANREFTRKAPWSDAKALISGLEETERQIVSDRLGAALAEQVYGLAIVARCLLPFLPEAASRIHAKLGISLPAHYSTPLVVSGARTISGEILFPRQTVVQARS
- a CDS encoding glutathione S-transferase family protein, translating into MKIFDRPGFPNPARIRIVLAEKGLEPQVEFVSVDLIAAEHKQPAFLEKNPSGVLPALQLDDGTYISEATAITEYLDNLDGDPRLTGKTPKQKAVIHMMQKRAETELLDAVGNYFHHATPGLGAELQVFKSPEWAGRQEWGNRQRDKALAGMKYFDAVLQDSSFVAGDAFSMADITVFAGLMFADAAGIAIPEDHSALHSWRAKVSDLPSVKNRSGQMFVTQDLRRLGF